The following are encoded in a window of Sutcliffiella horikoshii genomic DNA:
- a CDS encoding GNAT family N-acetyltransferase, with product MTTSTSTTIQGTKIQLKKLTIQDLPVLYLLMYGDPNPEYKKWDAPYFPLEMIDKETYISKMTKQLNDGLDSIYLIQTQDAEPQTIGSLTYYWEHEPSNWLEMGIIIYLPEYWNGGYGTEAIKLWTDHLFQTKRQIPRVGYTTWSGNHRMVKVGTKLNFTQEARIRNVRTYQGKLYDSIRMGMLREEWEQSKSESTPTPTHNGGI from the coding sequence ATGACAACATCTACTTCAACCACCATCCAAGGAACCAAAATTCAACTAAAAAAGCTTACCATCCAAGACTTGCCGGTACTCTACCTTCTAATGTACGGCGACCCGAACCCGGAATATAAAAAGTGGGACGCGCCATACTTCCCACTCGAAATGATCGATAAGGAAACATATATCTCCAAGATGACAAAACAACTAAACGATGGACTGGACTCGATTTACCTGATACAAACGCAAGACGCCGAGCCTCAAACCATCGGCAGCCTCACCTATTACTGGGAGCACGAACCGTCCAACTGGCTTGAAATGGGCATCATCATCTACCTGCCCGAATATTGGAACGGAGGCTACGGAACCGAGGCCATCAAACTATGGACCGATCACCTTTTCCAAACAAAACGGCAAATCCCGAGAGTTGGTTACACAACCTGGTCCGGCAACCATCGCATGGTCAAAGTTGGCACCAAACTGAACTTCACACAGGAAGCCAGGATCCGAAATGTCCGCACCTATCAGGGCAAACTGTATGATTCCATCCGCATGGGCATGCTGCGCGAGGAATGGGAGCAATCCAAGTCCGAATCAACTCCAACACCAACACATAACGGAGGCATCTAA
- a CDS encoding GNAT family N-acetyltransferase produces the protein MQTYTELTKENEYQLVHLLTTETWPYHGTENPTEEAILTSIQQGNYTKEGTKTFLIQDKNNTVIGMFRLFDLEDPTCLFDIRLKQQARGQNRGAHAVKWLTEFAFTNYPHLIRIEGHTRHDNLAMRKTFHNSGYVKEAYHRSAWPQNEKLYDSVGYAITRNDWDQNITTLIQDSVNF, from the coding sequence ATGCAAACATACACCGAACTCACAAAAGAGAACGAATACCAGCTTGTCCATCTGCTAACAACAGAAACTTGGCCTTATCATGGCACCGAAAACCCGACAGAGGAAGCCATCCTAACTTCCATCCAACAAGGCAACTACACAAAAGAAGGCACCAAAACCTTCCTCATCCAAGACAAAAACAATACTGTCATTGGCATGTTCCGACTTTTCGACCTAGAGGATCCGACCTGCCTTTTTGACATAAGACTCAAACAACAAGCGAGAGGACAAAACCGAGGAGCCCATGCCGTAAAATGGCTCACAGAATTTGCATTCACCAACTATCCGCACTTAATAAGAATCGAAGGCCATACCCGCCACGACAACCTGGCGATGCGCAAGACATTCCACAACAGTGGGTACGTCAAAGAAGCCTACCACCGAAGTGCCTGGCCTCAAAACGAGAAGCTATATGATTCAGTGGGCTATGCCATCACGCGCAACGATTGGGATCAGAACATCACTACGCTAATCCAAGACAGCGTCAATTTCTAA